GGCGGCATCCCGCGCGCGCTGCTCGGCAGCGTCGCCGAAGACGTGTTGAGGAAATCTAAAGTGCCGGTGCTGGTGACCCGCGTTCAGTGATGCCGGCCTGCTGCGCATCGCGCGCAGCGGTTAGCGGCGGCATCGTCCGTCGGGAACACCGTGCCTGGAAGACTGACGACAAAACGCGAGCCGCCCGCTCCAGCCGGCGACGAGCTGATCGCTCCGCCGTGCGCTTCGACAAATTTCTTCGCGATCGCAAGCCCGAAGCCCGAACCTTCACTGTCCTTTGCCGCGCTGCCGCGCACCCCGCGCTTGAAGATCCGATCTTTGTCGGCGGCCGCGACCCCAGGTCCGGAATCCGTGACCGAAATCTCCAACTGGTCCGCCCGCCGGCTGCAGCCGATGAGCACGGTACCACCGGACGGCGTGAACTTGATCGCGTTGGAGAGGACGTTCGAAACGATTTGACCGATTCGAACAGGATCACCAAAAAAACGGCCGCATTCTTCGGCTTTCACCGCGCACCGCGCCACCGCGAACGAGACACCTTTTTTCGCCGCAGCCGCTTCCGCGGCGATGTACTCCTTATCAAGCAGTTCGCACACGTCCACCTCCGTGGGCCGCACGAGTGTGTCAACCGTTGC
The Candidatus Eremiobacteraceae bacterium DNA segment above includes these coding regions:
- a CDS encoding HAMP domain-containing sensor histidine kinase, translating into MSEPADFHDLVHDIRNRLSIARANIEAFIDGKLTPSAARLTSVLQTLDQLNELLERLKSGQATVDTLVRPTEVDVCELLDKEYIAAEAAAAKKGVSFAVARCAVKAEECGRFFGDPVRIGQIVSNVLSNAIKFTPSGGTVLIGCSRRADQLEISVTDSGPGVAAADKDRIFKRGVRGSAAKDSEGSGFGLAIAKKFVEAHGGAISSSPAGAGGSRFVVSLPGTVFPTDDAAANRCARCAAGRHH